A genomic region of Vibrio sp. 10N contains the following coding sequences:
- a CDS encoding helix-turn-helix domain-containing protein gives MDYGYQERIIALLKANKITNNELAEAIGKGKATIGRYLTKGPTRTYPSIEDLSLIASYFNVQAHWLCFGVGDQHTDPNELTKAANTSAVTVSVYSRTEVSKLLETGEAPSKGSIPVPPEYKDCFGVLYPVGGSVSYKWDCVALVNRELEWINDDIVLARLPGNPHPDFFTLVKVGTTIHVWYGDDTSKNAIHQVQDDEIEILGVVRWGTWEKRI, from the coding sequence ATGGATTACGGCTATCAAGAGCGTATCATCGCGCTACTCAAGGCGAACAAAATTACCAACAACGAACTAGCTGAAGCTATCGGCAAAGGAAAAGCCACCATTGGGCGATATCTAACGAAAGGCCCAACACGTACTTACCCATCCATCGAAGACTTATCGTTAATCGCCTCCTATTTTAACGTTCAAGCTCACTGGCTCTGCTTTGGTGTTGGCGACCAGCATACGGACCCTAACGAACTAACAAAAGCAGCCAACACCAGTGCCGTAACCGTGTCTGTCTATAGTCGCACCGAGGTGAGTAAACTTCTGGAAACAGGCGAAGCGCCAAGCAAAGGCTCAATTCCGGTACCACCAGAGTACAAAGATTGCTTCGGCGTATTGTATCCAGTGGGCGGCAGTGTCTCTTACAAGTGGGACTGTGTCGCTTTGGTCAATCGTGAGCTAGAGTGGATCAATGACGACATTGTCTTAGCTCGACTGCCTGGCAATCCTCACCCCGATTTTTTTACTTTGGTTAAAGTTGGTACCACTATTCACGTTTGGTATGGTGACGACACATCTAAAAATGCCATTCATCAAGTTCAAGATGACGAGATCGAAATTTTAGGTGTCGTTCGTTGGGGCACTTGGGAAAAGCGTATTTAA
- a CDS encoding lipase family protein encodes MKSLKRYQYEKYAVLCNLAYPRVFKQTRYGFDPNGQRIVANRYGKTVIRVLWSKDKEEAVIVIKGSHSLTDWLLTFAMWQRSCKHFGLSYRIHAGFHYILNQESQPIHKKDRLGISLFQRTVEIASELIESGKRVTITGHSSGGAIGCVIADALEKKYPKSIKRIVTFGQPAIGNHQFKRRFKLAHKTYRICCDLDIVTFLPPLPLLYWHVGKVLWLYNGRIYENTPTLVRLGRSLVSWVIRPFSYHLMSKYIRNKDFFDDR; translated from the coding sequence GTGAAAAGTTTAAAACGCTACCAATATGAAAAATACGCGGTGCTATGCAACCTAGCCTATCCGAGAGTATTCAAACAAACACGGTATGGTTTTGACCCCAACGGTCAACGCATCGTCGCCAATCGTTATGGCAAGACCGTTATTCGGGTGTTATGGAGCAAAGATAAGGAAGAGGCGGTGATCGTAATTAAAGGTTCACACAGCCTTACCGACTGGCTGCTAACTTTCGCTATGTGGCAACGTAGCTGTAAACACTTTGGTTTGAGCTATCGCATCCACGCTGGCTTCCACTATATTCTCAATCAGGAAAGTCAGCCTATCCATAAAAAGGACCGACTGGGGATCAGCTTGTTTCAACGCACAGTAGAGATTGCGTCTGAATTGATAGAGAGTGGCAAACGAGTCACGATCACCGGACACTCCTCTGGGGGAGCAATTGGTTGCGTTATTGCCGATGCATTGGAGAAGAAGTATCCCAAGTCAATCAAACGTATTGTGACGTTTGGACAGCCCGCCATTGGCAATCATCAGTTTAAACGACGCTTCAAACTGGCCCATAAAACCTATCGTATCTGCTGTGATTTGGACATTGTAACCTTCTTACCCCCGCTGCCGTTACTATACTGGCATGTTGGTAAGGTATTGTGGCTCTACAACGGACGTATTTATGAAAACACCCCCACTCTTGTTCGCTTAGGGCGTTCACTGGTGTCATGGGTCATTCGCCCTTTCTCTTATCACCTAATGAGCAAATACATTCGCAACAAAGACTTCTTTGATGACCGTTAA
- a CDS encoding EAL domain-containing protein — protein sequence MFQPIFNANNAIIGMEALVRLVDLNGDPIPPNLYFQNDQITLADQLNVDRLSRAIHLRNFSMSQYRERLIFLNFLPISSERLAAEGIRSSLLMSRLKALQLDCRRVVVELVELTAFSPKSLASAAKHLTGEEFLIAIDDFGCKESSPERVAQVQPNILKLDRQLLIDYMDGTTQPLINGIAVANECNAKTVIEGVETAEQLAAMKALDIDFFQGYHLAMPQTLYPRLKLVS from the coding sequence GTGTTTCAACCCATTTTTAACGCCAATAATGCGATTATCGGTATGGAAGCCTTGGTTAGATTGGTCGATCTTAATGGCGATCCCATTCCACCCAACCTCTATTTCCAAAACGATCAAATTACACTCGCCGACCAGCTCAACGTTGACAGATTAAGTCGTGCAATTCATCTTCGTAACTTCAGCATGTCTCAGTACCGCGAGCGCCTGATCTTCCTTAACTTTTTGCCTATTTCCAGTGAGCGTCTTGCGGCTGAAGGGATACGCTCATCTTTGCTTATGTCGCGGCTTAAAGCTTTGCAACTTGATTGTCGTCGGGTGGTGGTCGAGCTGGTTGAGCTTACGGCGTTTAGTCCAAAGTCATTGGCTTCTGCGGCCAAACATCTGACCGGTGAGGAGTTTTTAATCGCTATTGATGACTTCGGGTGCAAAGAGTCTAGTCCAGAGCGCGTTGCTCAGGTTCAACCAAATATCCTCAAGCTTGATCGCCAATTGCTTATCGATTACATGGATGGGACGACTCAACCACTGATTAATGGCATTGCAGTAGCGAATGAATGCAATGCCAAAACCGTGATCGAAGGTGTGGAGACCGCAGAACAACTCGCGGCTATGAAAGCGCTTGATATCGATTTTTTCCAAGGGTATCACCTTGCAATGCCACAAACACTCTACCCTAGACTCAAATTGGTCAGTTAG
- a CDS encoding DUF3429 domain-containing protein: MENQHSSSHTITLMTWLGYLGLIPFGLCIATFTAEANFLGANTRVIFLAYSAVILSFLCGILWSHALAHATHRLSFPILVLSNLICLIAWLVIIITPEQFRLGVLVALAGYVCVWLVEKIKLNALGNEFPEAYQRLRSHLTIGVAVAHIVAFAGAQ; this comes from the coding sequence ATGGAGAATCAACATTCAAGTAGTCACACTATTACGCTAATGACCTGGCTAGGTTATCTCGGTCTTATCCCTTTTGGGCTGTGTATTGCTACTTTTACTGCCGAGGCTAATTTCCTTGGCGCCAATACCAGAGTGATCTTTTTGGCCTACAGCGCCGTGATATTAAGCTTTCTATGTGGGATCTTATGGTCGCATGCGCTAGCTCACGCCACACATAGACTTTCCTTCCCAATTCTTGTCCTAAGCAACTTAATTTGTTTGATCGCTTGGTTGGTGATTATCATTACGCCTGAGCAGTTTCGTTTAGGTGTGTTAGTCGCGCTAGCGGGTTATGTCTGCGTGTGGTTGGTTGAGAAGATCAAACTCAATGCGTTAGGCAATGAGTTTCCCGAGGCTTATCAACGCCTACGAAGTCACTTAACCATTGGTGTAGCGGTCGCGCATATTGTTGCTTTCGCTGGGGCTCAATAA
- a CDS encoding nitrous oxide-stimulated promoter family protein yields MKKASDILIGALETEFKTVKAMMEIYCKQQHGSHSLCEQCQALLSYAETKLDRCPYGESKPTCNKCPIHCYKPEQKQQMKAVMRYSGPRMLLPHPILSIRHLLHEKRTVPPKPKPGCSNRARRKAGQAN; encoded by the coding sequence ATGAAAAAAGCCAGTGATATCTTAATAGGCGCGCTTGAAACGGAGTTCAAAACCGTTAAGGCGATGATGGAAATTTATTGTAAGCAGCAGCATGGTTCGCATAGCCTTTGTGAACAGTGCCAAGCGCTGCTCAGTTATGCGGAAACAAAACTCGATCGCTGCCCCTATGGTGAAAGCAAACCAACGTGTAATAAATGTCCGATCCATTGCTACAAACCGGAACAAAAACAGCAAATGAAAGCCGTGATGCGTTATTCCGGGCCGAGAATGTTGCTGCCGCATCCTATTTTATCTATACGTCATCTTCTACATGAGAAACGTACTGTCCCGCCAAAACCGAAACCAGGTTGTTCCAATCGGGCGCGCCGCAAAGCGGGTCAAGCTAATTAA
- a CDS encoding LabA-like NYN domain-containing protein: MNSAAIFVDVQNVYYTTRQAFGARFDYNAFWAWASAQFNIDSARAYAIASHDPKQRQFHHILRGIGFDVQLKPFIQRSDGSAKGDWDVGIALDVFEMAKDVDNVILLSGDGDFEILVDRIQQRFGTRVTVIGVAELTANHLIDAADEFVPIETPFLLGAR; encoded by the coding sequence ATGAACTCAGCAGCTATTTTCGTAGACGTACAAAACGTCTATTACACCACTAGGCAGGCGTTTGGTGCGCGCTTTGATTACAATGCGTTTTGGGCTTGGGCGAGTGCTCAATTCAATATCGACAGCGCTAGAGCGTATGCCATTGCGTCCCATGATCCAAAACAAAGGCAGTTTCATCATATCTTGCGTGGAATTGGCTTTGATGTGCAATTAAAACCTTTTATCCAGCGTTCTGATGGCAGTGCTAAAGGGGATTGGGATGTCGGCATTGCGCTTGATGTCTTTGAAATGGCCAAAGATGTCGACAACGTCATTCTGCTATCTGGTGATGGAGACTTTGAAATTCTCGTCGATCGTATTCAGCAGCGCTTTGGTACGCGCGTCACTGTTATTGGGGTGGCGGAACTTACCGCAAACCATTTAATAGACGCTGCCGACGAGTTTGTACCGATAGAAACTCCGTTTCTGCTTGGTGCGCGCTAA
- a CDS encoding DUF4174 domain-containing protein, with translation MKGIGIVALAALFSATACGYPEYAKERHGNDYLSKEHPGGHPHGSDFHDGDYSLSLSHRSLMFFAPSKDVHVDEFLLGTLINECALDERDVVTMVITKDGYSSPSWVKDTFNYNQLLEMYNIREGDHAAILIGKDGTEKLRWGATTNWHQVKKAIDEMPMRQAEMTRAASRCSI, from the coding sequence ATGAAAGGCATAGGTATTGTTGCCCTTGCGGCACTGTTCAGCGCGACCGCGTGCGGCTACCCTGAGTACGCGAAAGAGCGACATGGAAATGATTATCTCAGCAAAGAACACCCTGGCGGGCATCCACATGGCTCAGACTTTCACGATGGCGACTACTCTCTAAGTTTGTCACATCGTAGCTTGATGTTTTTTGCACCGAGCAAGGATGTACACGTAGACGAGTTTCTATTAGGGACATTGATCAACGAATGTGCGCTAGATGAGCGTGATGTCGTTACTATGGTCATAACCAAAGACGGTTACTCATCACCAAGCTGGGTGAAGGATACTTTTAACTACAACCAACTGCTTGAGATGTACAACATTCGTGAAGGTGATCATGCTGCGATTTTGATCGGCAAAGATGGAACAGAAAAACTGCGCTGGGGGGCGACGACTAACTGGCATCAAGTCAAAAAAGCCATCGATGAGATGCCAATGCGGCAAGCAGAAATGACTCGAGCAGCCAGTCGCTGCTCGATATAA
- a CDS encoding potassium channel family protein: MKLMSKDDNFFFLLGSLLVLFFVSAVVHQFKDDAQDYVLALIILCMSTSIVGVHRKQTFYRSWYAVMITVAVTSGVFSLFEDYDLSLVTLFSLLFFVLAQTFSALKQVIMPKQVTLNQIVGSICVYLLFGLSFSFIYLIQLELFTAPFNGLEAKPWLDNLFDVIYFSFVTLTTVGYGDISPALAIPRFFVFLESITGSFYLAIMVASLVSSHLAQKESQ; this comes from the coding sequence ATGAAATTGATGAGTAAAGACGATAATTTTTTCTTTCTACTGGGGTCACTGTTGGTGCTGTTTTTTGTCAGCGCTGTCGTGCATCAGTTTAAAGATGACGCTCAAGATTATGTGCTGGCGCTAATTATCTTGTGTATGAGTACGTCGATAGTGGGGGTACATAGAAAACAGACGTTTTACCGATCTTGGTACGCGGTGATGATCACGGTGGCCGTGACGTCTGGGGTGTTCTCTCTGTTCGAAGATTATGACTTGTCCCTAGTCACACTGTTTTCGTTGCTGTTTTTTGTGTTGGCACAGACCTTTTCAGCACTAAAACAAGTCATTATGCCGAAACAGGTCACGTTAAATCAGATTGTTGGCTCGATTTGCGTCTACTTACTTTTTGGGTTGTCGTTTTCTTTTATTTACTTGATCCAATTAGAGCTGTTCACTGCGCCGTTCAACGGATTGGAGGCTAAGCCATGGCTAGATAACTTGTTTGATGTTATTTACTTCAGCTTCGTGACCTTGACCACCGTTGGCTATGGGGATATCTCACCAGCGCTTGCGATTCCGCGTTTCTTTGTATTCTTGGAGTCAATCACCGGCAGTTTCTATTTAGCTATCATGGTTGCGAGTCTAGTCAGTAGCCATCTTGCGCAAAAAGAAAGTCAATAA
- a CDS encoding NUDIX hydrolase, with amino-acid sequence MRQLTTAIHPDIAHLDDKTIVKRNATRSIVIDGEDILLLYTERYHDYSLPGGGLDEGEDVIAGMVRELEEETGAKNIHAIKPFGIYEEFRPWYKDDADVMHMISYCYSCKVDRELGETAYEDYEVKNGMKPVWVNIHEAIAFNEKTIAESDKKGMSIERETYLLHLIAKEML; translated from the coding sequence ATGAGACAACTTACCACGGCCATTCACCCGGACATTGCCCACTTAGATGACAAAACGATTGTAAAACGAAATGCCACTCGATCTATTGTCATTGATGGCGAAGACATTCTTCTTCTGTATACGGAGCGTTATCATGATTACTCCCTCCCTGGAGGTGGTCTTGATGAGGGTGAAGACGTCATCGCTGGTATGGTTCGTGAATTAGAAGAAGAGACGGGCGCCAAAAACATCCATGCGATTAAACCATTCGGAATCTACGAAGAATTTAGACCTTGGTACAAAGACGACGCAGATGTGATGCACATGATCTCATATTGCTATTCTTGTAAGGTGGACCGGGAGCTAGGTGAGACCGCGTATGAAGATTACGAGGTAAAAAACGGCATGAAGCCGGTGTGGGTTAACATTCATGAAGCGATTGCTTTTAATGAAAAAACCATCGCAGAAAGTGATAAAAAGGGTATGAGTATCGAGCGAGAAACCTACCTGTTACATCTAATCGCGAAGGAAATGCTCTAG